CGGCTGCAGGGCAAGCGGTTCGCCGCCCAGTTCTTCCTGGACGACGTCCTGGAGCACGGCACGGAGGGCTGCAACTACCTCCTGGCCGTCGACGCGGAGATGAACACCGTCGAGGGCTACGCCATGTCCTCCTGGGACCGCGGCTACGGCGACTTCGCCATGCACCCGGACCTCAGCACCCTGCGCCGTGTCCCCTGGAACGAAGGCACCGCGATGCTCATCGCGGACCTGGCCTGGAACGACTCCTCGCCCGTCGTGGCCGCGCCCCGCCAGATCCTGCGCCGCCAGCTCGACCGGCTGGCCGAGCTCGGCTACACCGCCAACGTCGGTACGGAGCTCGAGTTCATCGTCTTCAAGGACACGTACGAGCAGGCCTGGGACGCGGGCTACAAGGCCCTGACCCCGGCCAACCAGTACAACATCGACTACTCGGTGCTCGGCACGGGACGCATCGAGCCGCTCCTGCGCCGCATCCGCAACGAGATGGCCGCGGCCGGACTGGTCGTCGAGTCGGCCAAGGGCGAGTGCAACCCGGGCCAGCACGAGATCGTGTTCCGCTACGACGACGCCCTCGTCACCTGCGACCAGCACGCCATCTACAAGACCGGCGCCAAGGAGATCGCGTCCCAGGAGGGTGTCTCGCTCACCTTCATGGCCAAGTACAACGAGGCCGAGGGCAACTCCTGTCACATCCACCTCTCCCTCGCGGACGCGGACGGCACCAACGCCATGGCCGGTGACGGACCCGGTGGCATGTCGCCCGTCATGCGGCACTTCCTGGCCGGACAGCTCACGGCGCTCCGCGAGTTCTCGCTGCTCTACGCGCCCAACATCAACTCCTACAAGCGGTTCCGGCCCGGCTCGTTCGCGCCGACCGCCGCCGCCTGGGGCTACGACAACCGCACCTGCGCGCTGCGCGTGGTCGGCCACGGCCGCTCGATGCGCTTCGAGAACCGCCTCCCCGGCGGCGACGTGAACCCGCACCTCGCGGTCGCCGGACTCGTGGCCGCGGGGCTGCACGGCATAGAGCAGAAGCTCGAACTGCCCGAGGAGTGCACGGGCAACGCCTACACCGGCGACTACGCACACGTCCCCACCACTCTGCGCGAGGCCGCCGAGCTCTGGGAGAACAGCGCCATCGCCAAGGCCGCCTTCGGCGACGAGGTGGTCGCGCACTACAGCAACATGGCGCGGGTCGAGCTGGACGCCTTCGACTCCGCGGTGACCGACTGGGAGCTCCGCCGCTCCTTCGAACGCATGTGAGGCACCCTTGCCCGACGCACAGAACCTCGAAGCACTGAACCTCGAAGTACTGAACCCGGCGACCGAAGAGGTCATCGCGACCGTCCCCGCCGCCACGCCCCAGGACGTCGACGCGGCCGTCGTGCGCGCGAGCGCCGCACAGGCGAAGTGGGCCACCGCTGCCCCCGCCGACCGCGCCCGTCTGCTGCGCCGCTTCGCGGTGGCCGTCGACGACCACCTCGAAGAGCTGGCCCAGTTGGAGGTGCGCGAGGCCGGTCACGTCATCGGCAACGCGCGCTGGGAGGCCGGCAACGTCCGCGATCTCCTGGACTTCGCCGCGGGGGGAGTGGAGAGGCTGAGCGGCCGTCAGATCCCGGTACCCGGCGGCCTGAACGTCACGATCCTCGAACCCCTCGGGGTCGTCGGCGTCATCGCCCCCTGGAACTTCCCGATGCCGATCGCCGCCTGGGGCACCGCCCCGGCGCTCGCGGCCGGCAACGCGGTCATCCTGAAGCCCGCCGAGACGACACCGCTCACCGCGCTCCGGCTCGCCGAACTCGCCCTGGAAGCAGGCCTCCCCGAAGGTCTCTTCCAGGTCCTGCCCGGCGCGGGCGCCGTCGCGGGCAACGCCCTGGTCGAGCATCCCGGCGTCGCCAAGATCGTGTTCACCGGCTCCACGGGCGTCGGCAAGCAGATCATGGCCAAGTGCGCCGCCCGCGTGAAGCGCGTGACGCTCGAACTCGGCGGCAAGAGCCCGAACATCGTCTTCGCCGACGCGGACGTGGAGGCCGCCGCCCTCGCCACGCCCATGTCGTACCTCGACAACTCCGGCCAGGACTGCTGCGCCCGCACCCGCATCCTCGTCCAGCGATCGGTCTACGACCGCTTCCTGGAGATCGTGCGGCCCGCGGTCGAGTCGGTCGTCGTCGGTGACCCGTCCGACGAGAAGACCCAGATGGGTCCGCTGATCTCGAAGTCGCAGCTGGAGCGCGTGCGCTCGTACGTACCGTCCGGCACCGGAATCCACGGCGCGGCCCCCGAGGGCCCCGGCTTCTGGTTCCCGCCGACGCTCCTCACCGACGTCGACCCCGCGTCGCCGGTGGCGACGGAGGAGGTCTTCGGGCCGGTCGCCGTCGTCCTCCCCTTCGATGACGAGGCCGACGCCATCCGCCTCGCCAACGCGACCGAGTACGGCCTCTCCGGCTCCATCTGGACGCGTGACGTGGGCCGTGCGCTGCGGGTCTCGGGAGCCGTCCAGGCCGGGAACCTCTCCGTCAACTCGCATTCCAGCGTGCGCTATTGGACCCCGTTCGGGGGTTACAAGCAGTCCGGGCTCGGCCGTGAACTCGGCCCGGACGCGCTCGCCGCCTTCACGGAAACCAAGAACGTCTTCATCAGCACGGCAAGCACCGAAAGCACGGAGGCCTGAAGCCCTATGTCAGAAAACATCTGCCGCCGCCTCGTGGGCCGCACCGCCGTCATCACCGGCGCCGGCAGCGGCATCGGCCTCGCCACCGCGCGCCGCCTCGCGTCCGAGGGCGCGCACGTCGTCTGCGGGGACATCGACGAGAGTGCGGGCAAGGCCGCAGCCGACGAGGTCGGCGGGACCTTCGTCAAGGTCGACGTCACCGACGCCGAGCAGGTCGACGCGCTCTTCAAGACCGCGTACGACACCTATGGCTCGGTCGACATCGCCTTCAACAACGCGGGCATCTCGCCGCCCGACGACGACTCCATCCTGGACACGGGCCTGGAGGCCTGGAAGCGCGTCCAGGAGGTCAACCTCACCTCCGTGTACCTGTGCTGCAAGGCCGCCATCCCCTACATGCGGCGCCAGGGCAAGGGCTCCATCATCAACACCGCGTCGTTCGTGGCGAGGATGGGCGCGGCGACGTCCCAGATCTCGTACACGGCGTCCAAGGGCGGCGTCCTCGCCATGTCCCGCGAGCTGGGCGTGCAGTTCGCCCGCGAGGGCATCCGCGTGAACGCCCTGTGCCCCGGCCCGGTCAACACCCCGCTCCTCCAGGAGCTCTTCGCCAAGGACCCCGAGCGGGCCGCGCGCCGCCTCGTCCACATCCCCGTGGGCCGCTTCGCCGAGGCCGACGAGCTCGCCGCCGCGGTGGCGTTCCTCGCCAGCGACGACTCCTCGTTCGTGAACGCCACCGACTTCCTCGTCGACGGCGGCATCTCGGGCGCCTACGTCACGCCCGTGTAGTCCACCCGCCCGTGTAATTCACCTTTCAGCAACCACCCCGTCAGCCGGGCGTCGCACGACGCCCGGCTGACCTGCGTAAACACGGGAGTGTGTTCGTGAACTTCAAGCGCCGCGCCGCCGCGGCAGCAGCAGTGACAGCCGTCGCCGGAGCCGGTCTCATCACCGTCCAGGCCACCGCGGAAGCCACCCAGCCCGTGCGGTCCCAGCCGAAGGACTGCCCCTCGCTCACCGTCTCCACGGGCTGGTACGGCGACAACAAGGCCCGGCTCCAAAAGATGATCGACACGTACGGCCGCTGCGGCGACAGCGGGGGCAAGGGGGCGGCCAAGCCCGTCGCCACCTTCGACTGGGACAACACCGTCATCAAGAACGACGTCGGCGACGCCACCATG
This Streptomyces sp. NBC_01283 DNA region includes the following protein-coding sequences:
- a CDS encoding 3-oxoacyl-ACP reductase; translated protein: MSENICRRLVGRTAVITGAGSGIGLATARRLASEGAHVVCGDIDESAGKAAADEVGGTFVKVDVTDAEQVDALFKTAYDTYGSVDIAFNNAGISPPDDDSILDTGLEAWKRVQEVNLTSVYLCCKAAIPYMRRQGKGSIINTASFVARMGAATSQISYTASKGGVLAMSRELGVQFAREGIRVNALCPGPVNTPLLQELFAKDPERAARRLVHIPVGRFAEADELAAAVAFLASDDSSFVNATDFLVDGGISGAYVTPV
- a CDS encoding aldehyde dehydrogenase, coding for MPDAQNLEALNLEVLNPATEEVIATVPAATPQDVDAAVVRASAAQAKWATAAPADRARLLRRFAVAVDDHLEELAQLEVREAGHVIGNARWEAGNVRDLLDFAAGGVERLSGRQIPVPGGLNVTILEPLGVVGVIAPWNFPMPIAAWGTAPALAAGNAVILKPAETTPLTALRLAELALEAGLPEGLFQVLPGAGAVAGNALVEHPGVAKIVFTGSTGVGKQIMAKCAARVKRVTLELGGKSPNIVFADADVEAAALATPMSYLDNSGQDCCARTRILVQRSVYDRFLEIVRPAVESVVVGDPSDEKTQMGPLISKSQLERVRSYVPSGTGIHGAAPEGPGFWFPPTLLTDVDPASPVATEEVFGPVAVVLPFDDEADAIRLANATEYGLSGSIWTRDVGRALRVSGAVQAGNLSVNSHSSVRYWTPFGGYKQSGLGRELGPDALAAFTETKNVFISTASTESTEA
- a CDS encoding glutamine synthetase family protein gives rise to the protein MADRTPPLGIEELRALVTSGEIDTVVLAFPDMQGRLQGKRFAAQFFLDDVLEHGTEGCNYLLAVDAEMNTVEGYAMSSWDRGYGDFAMHPDLSTLRRVPWNEGTAMLIADLAWNDSSPVVAAPRQILRRQLDRLAELGYTANVGTELEFIVFKDTYEQAWDAGYKALTPANQYNIDYSVLGTGRIEPLLRRIRNEMAAAGLVVESAKGECNPGQHEIVFRYDDALVTCDQHAIYKTGAKEIASQEGVSLTFMAKYNEAEGNSCHIHLSLADADGTNAMAGDGPGGMSPVMRHFLAGQLTALREFSLLYAPNINSYKRFRPGSFAPTAAAWGYDNRTCALRVVGHGRSMRFENRLPGGDVNPHLAVAGLVAAGLHGIEQKLELPEECTGNAYTGDYAHVPTTLREAAELWENSAIAKAAFGDEVVAHYSNMARVELDAFDSAVTDWELRRSFERM